In one window of Tachyglossus aculeatus isolate mTacAcu1 unplaced genomic scaffold, mTacAcu1.pri scaffold_121_arrow_ctg1, whole genome shotgun sequence DNA:
- the LOC119922701 gene encoding nascent polypeptide-associated complex subunit alpha-like — translation MSKLGLRQVTGVTRVTIWKSKNILFVITKPDVYKSPASDTYIVFGEAKIEDLSQQAQLAAVEKFKVQGEAVSNIQENTQTPTVQEESEEEEVDETGVEVKDIELVMSQANVSRAKAVHALKNNSKDIVNAIMELTM, via the coding sequence ATGTCCAAACTCGGCCTTCGCCAGGTCACTGGTGTGACCAGAGTGACCATCTGGAAGTCCAAGAACATCCTCTTTGTCATCACCAAGCCAGACGTCTATAAGAGCCCGGCTTCGGACACCTACATCGTCTTCGGGGAGGCCAAGATAGAGGACCTGTCCCAGCAGGCCCAACTGGCCGCAGTAGAGAAATTCAAAGTCCAAGGCGAAGCCGTCTCGAATATCCAGGAAAACACACAGACTCCCACCGTCCAGGAGGAGAGCGAAGAGGAAGAGGTTGACGAGACGGGCGTGGAAGTGAAGGACATCGAGCTGGTCATGTCGCAGGCCAACGTGTCCCGGGCCAAGGCCGTGCACGCGCTCAAGAACAACAGCAAAGACATTGTCAACGCCATCATGGAATTGACGATGTGA